A stretch of Treponema vincentii F0403 DNA encodes these proteins:
- a CDS encoding TM1812 family CRISPR-associated protein: protein MKKIVFVDIPMKKMDTAAYGQCYAETGNADCRYTGKVVFPINAVLAEKLQKGDQVKAVLLTTITGKDHSIENAELFQQELNSINAAIGAHIEYEQLATDFVESKANHEVRLRKMLPLMEEGAELYADITFGQKTIPMVLMCAFHFAEKFFDADVKKIIYGKVEFIKHADGIAYPENPELYDITPLYYLNNLMGTMEAPNGTEALKALDAFFAL from the coding sequence ATGAAAAAAATTGTGTTTGTTGATATCCCCATGAAAAAAATGGATACAGCAGCTTATGGGCAGTGTTATGCGGAAACGGGAAATGCCGATTGCCGCTATACCGGTAAGGTGGTATTTCCTATCAATGCCGTGCTTGCAGAAAAATTGCAGAAAGGAGATCAGGTAAAAGCGGTACTCCTCACAACCATCACCGGCAAAGATCATTCAATAGAAAATGCCGAACTTTTTCAGCAGGAACTGAATTCGATTAATGCTGCTATCGGTGCGCATATTGAATATGAGCAGCTTGCAACGGATTTTGTTGAATCAAAAGCAAACCATGAAGTACGGCTCCGTAAAATGCTGCCGCTTATGGAAGAAGGCGCTGAACTCTATGCGGATATTACATTCGGACAAAAAACGATCCCCATGGTTTTAATGTGTGCCTTTCATTTTGCGGAAAAATTTTTTGATGCGGATGTAAAAAAAATCATATACGGCAAAGTTGAGTTTATCAAACATGCCGACGGAATAGCCTATCCTGAAAATCCTGAACTGTATGATATTACGCCGCTCTATTATTTAAATAATCTTATGGGGACAATGGAAGCTCCAAACGGAACAGAGGCATTAAAAGCCTTGGATGCCTTTTTTGCACTGTAA
- a CDS encoding ABC transporter ATP-binding protein/permease, whose amino-acid sequence MNNGTVAATGTHSELLRTSPLYAKLWDTHEQSRNWKLERGKGNRYVKNGKEFY is encoded by the coding sequence ATGAATAACGGAACAGTCGCAGCAACGGGAACACACAGCGAACTTTTGAGAACCTCGCCGCTGTATGCAAAGCTGTGGGACACACACGAGCAAAGCCGCAACTGGAAGCTGGAGAGGGGAAAGGGGAATCGGTATGTTAAAAACGGTAAGGAATTTTATTAA
- a CDS encoding ABC transporter ATP-binding protein, producing the protein MRNRKTSLIGVLFSFDWRMGLSLLAPAGLTLLFYLPMYIGIMNEFAATYYTMLETMNGRVIEYIRGNKEIKIFGREDAALSKYDTSIDEYKTATPSAVDGYRLRSNYRDE; encoded by the coding sequence TTGCGTAATCGCAAAACATCGCTGATTGGAGTGCTTTTCAGCTTTGATTGGCGGATGGGACTTTCACTATTGGCGCCTGCGGGATTGACCTTGCTTTTTTATCTTCCGATGTATATCGGCATTATGAACGAATTTGCCGCGACCTATTATACAATGCTTGAAACGATGAACGGCCGCGTTATCGAATATATCCGCGGGAATAAAGAAATAAAAATTTTCGGACGGGAAGATGCGGCGCTCTCAAAATATGACACCTCCATCGACGAGTATAAAACCGCAACGCCATCGGCTGTCGACGGTTACCGGCTGCGATCAAATTATCGTGATGAATAA
- a CDS encoding ABC transporter ATP-binding protein has protein sequence MAEERKTLGKELRKVPLGFFSEKNLGDVVSTITSDAAFLEIEGIGVIEKVAVGIPTFVIALIICLSFDYRIFMLVLVLLMPTWFAYRYLATRQDALNLNRQKLVGQVTEDTIEFIKGLHVLKAYNMAEKQFSKTQESYERLRVFSVRGEFVHIPPMGIYQLCFRLITTGIVFLSGLFLVYKDFTFPQTFLLMLASFSLFTGAEAMGIFSIFSKMTQQSIDRMNQIKSIPKMHDLMCASNIAPEELKRFDICFDHVNFAYSQTSVLRDVSFCVPEGTTTALVGLSGSGKTTVTNLVARFWDIMQGHGMISIGGKEIKTPSYENLLKNISFVFQDVFLFNDTVLNNIRIGRPDATVEDVQEAARRAGCADFIEAMESGYDTVIGEAGSRLSGGEKQRISIARALLKDAPIILLDEVTANVDVENERMIQTALQELLKNKTVIMIAHKLSTIRNADQILVLENGTIIERGMHDELIAQNGLYRRLWNIQYEAERWMM, from the coding sequence ATGGCGGAAGAGCGCAAAACGTTGGGGAAGGAATTGCGGAAGGTTCCGCTCGGTTTTTTTAGCGAAAAGAATTTGGGCGATGTGGTTTCAACGATTACCTCGGACGCAGCGTTTTTGGAAATAGAAGGCATCGGCGTTATTGAAAAAGTTGCGGTCGGCATTCCAACCTTTGTTATCGCACTGATTATCTGTCTTTCATTTGATTATCGCATTTTTATGCTTGTACTCGTGCTGCTGATGCCGACATGGTTTGCCTACCGATATCTTGCAACACGGCAAGATGCGCTCAATCTAAACCGGCAAAAATTGGTCGGGCAGGTAACGGAAGACACGATTGAATTTATCAAAGGACTGCATGTACTGAAAGCCTACAATATGGCGGAAAAACAATTTTCCAAAACGCAAGAATCATACGAAAGACTCCGCGTCTTTTCCGTACGGGGAGAGTTTGTGCATATCCCGCCGATGGGCATCTATCAATTATGCTTCCGCCTGATTACTACGGGTATCGTATTTCTTTCGGGGCTTTTTCTGGTGTATAAGGACTTTACATTCCCGCAAACATTTTTGTTGATGCTTGCTTCGTTCAGTCTTTTTACCGGCGCGGAAGCGATGGGCATATTCAGTATCTTTTCCAAGATGACGCAGCAGTCCATCGACCGGATGAATCAAATTAAGAGCATTCCTAAAATGCATGATTTGATGTGTGCGTCTAACATCGCGCCGGAAGAATTGAAGCGATTCGATATTTGTTTTGATCATGTGAATTTTGCATACAGCCAAACGTCGGTATTACGGGATGTGAGTTTTTGCGTACCGGAGGGAACGACGACAGCGCTCGTCGGACTTTCGGGGAGCGGCAAGACGACGGTTACAAATTTAGTTGCCCGCTTTTGGGATATTATGCAGGGACACGGGATGATCAGCATCGGCGGCAAGGAGATAAAAACGCCGTCCTATGAAAACCTATTGAAGAATATCAGCTTTGTGTTTCAAGATGTATTTTTGTTTAACGATACCGTGCTGAACAATATCCGAATAGGACGGCCTGATGCGACGGTTGAGGACGTGCAAGAAGCGGCTCGGCGCGCAGGTTGTGCGGATTTTATTGAAGCGATGGAAAGCGGCTATGACACCGTTATCGGAGAAGCAGGCTCACGGCTTTCCGGCGGAGAAAAGCAGCGTATTTCTATTGCACGGGCGCTTCTCAAGGATGCGCCGATTATCCTCTTGGATGAGGTAACGGCAAATGTCGATGTGGAAAACGAGCGGATGATCCAAACAGCGTTGCAAGAACTTTTGAAAAATAAAACGGTGATTATGATTGCCCATAAACTTTCTACCATACGTAACGCCGATCAGATACTCGTGCTCGAAAACGGAACAATCATCGAGCGAGGTATGCATGATGAACTGATTGCGCAAAACGGACTGTACCGCAGGCTGTGGAATATTCAATATGAAGCGGAACGGTGGATGATGTAG